One window of the Deinococcus ruber genome contains the following:
- the fabD gene encoding ACP S-malonyltransferase — protein sequence MKIAALFPGQNSHALGMGQATAAAFGVAQDVMQQTETLLPGLSALMKEGPLEELTLTANQQPALVAASVAVYRAWQQETGLTPAYAAGHSLGEYSAHVAAGTLSLPDALRLTRKRGELMQAAVPVGVGAMSAVMGDPAAVREVCGQVQASGVGVVEIANLNAPTQTVISGDKAAVDAAASALKALGLKAIPLKVSAPFHCSLMEPAREGLLPDLTAAEYSPMLFPVVANVSAQPVSDAGQVAALLAQQITGSVRWVESIQQLAALGVDTFVEFGNGTVLTGLVKRILPEARTYNVHTPDDIAAFGTAGLGE from the coding sequence GTGAAGATCGCGGCCCTTTTTCCCGGTCAGAATTCGCACGCGCTCGGCATGGGGCAGGCGACAGCGGCGGCCTTCGGGGTCGCGCAGGACGTGATGCAGCAGACCGAAACCCTGCTGCCCGGCCTGAGCGCCCTGATGAAAGAAGGCCCGCTGGAAGAGCTGACCCTGACCGCCAACCAGCAGCCCGCCCTGGTGGCCGCCAGTGTCGCGGTGTACCGGGCGTGGCAGCAGGAAACTGGCCTGACGCCCGCCTACGCTGCCGGGCACAGCCTGGGCGAATACAGCGCCCACGTCGCGGCGGGCACGCTGAGCCTGCCGGACGCTCTGCGCCTGACCAGAAAACGCGGCGAGCTGATGCAGGCTGCCGTTCCGGTGGGCGTCGGGGCCATGAGCGCCGTGATGGGCGACCCGGCAGCGGTGCGCGAGGTGTGCGGTCAGGTGCAGGCGTCGGGGGTGGGCGTGGTCGAGATCGCCAACCTGAACGCCCCCACCCAGACGGTCATTTCCGGTGACAAGGCAGCGGTGGACGCGGCGGCCTCGGCCCTGAAAGCGCTGGGCCTGAAAGCCATTCCGCTGAAGGTGTCGGCCCCCTTCCACTGCTCGCTGATGGAGCCTGCCCGCGAAGGGCTGCTGCCCGATCTGACCGCCGCCGAGTATTCCCCGATGCTGTTTCCGGTGGTCGCCAACGTCTCGGCCCAGCCGGTTTCGGACGCCGGGCAGGTGGCGGCGCTGCTGGCCCAGCAGATTACCGGCAGCGTGCGCTGGGTCGAGAGTATTCAGCAGCTCGCGGCGCTGGGCGTCGATACTTTTGTGGAATTCGGCAACGGCACGGTTCTGACCGGACTGGTCAAACGCATTCTGCCCGAGGCCCGCACATACAACGTGCATACCCCCGACGACATCGCGGCGTTCGGAACGGCTGGACTGGGCGAATGA
- a CDS encoding DinB family protein, translating into MTAPDVRLSGTPTPSDLAAALADAETRVATYFSALPDEVFFAGSDERWSPAHHLLHLTLAHRPLTGGLRLPRVALLAASGRTDRASRSYTEMQSTYRAALGAGGKASGRYLPALNGQTRAALVSDFRQASRELRAALAGWPENDLNTYLLPHPILGKLTVREMLYFSVYHQYHHLNGVRSSVRPQESESEQ; encoded by the coding sequence ATGACCGCGCCGGATGTGCGGCTGTCCGGCACGCCGACCCCGAGCGACCTTGCAGCAGCGCTGGCAGACGCCGAAACGCGGGTGGCGACGTATTTTTCTGCGCTGCCAGACGAGGTGTTCTTTGCCGGGTCGGATGAACGCTGGTCGCCTGCCCACCACCTGCTGCATCTGACACTGGCCCACCGCCCGCTGACCGGGGGGCTGCGACTGCCCAGAGTGGCGCTGCTGGCGGCGAGCGGCAGAACCGACCGAGCGAGCCGGAGTTATACCGAGATGCAGAGCACCTACCGGGCCGCACTCGGCGCGGGCGGAAAGGCCTCCGGGCGCTATCTGCCCGCGCTGAACGGACAGACGCGGGCGGCGCTCGTCTCAGACTTCCGGCAGGCCAGCCGCGAACTGCGGGCGGCGCTGGCAGGCTGGCCCGAGAACGATCTGAACACGTATCTGCTGCCGCACCCGATTCTGGGAAAGCTGACCGTGCGCGAGATGCTGTATTTTTCGGTGTATCACCAATACCACCACCTGAACGGCGTTCGCAGCAGCGTGCGCCCACAGGAAAGCGAGTCTGAGCAATGA
- the fabG gene encoding 3-oxoacyl-[acyl-carrier-protein] reductase, whose product MTETTRKVALVTGSSRGLGRAMALKLAQDGFDVAVHYGRNQAEAQKVQAEIAALGVRSEVFGADLSVPANAGKLVEDVIAAFGRLDVLVNNAGLTRDGLLIRMKDEDWDTVIATNLSSAFSASRAAIKHMMRARYGRIINISSVVGLMGNPGQANYVASKAGLIGLTKALAKEYGGRSITVNAVAPGFIASDMTAQLSDDVQKSYLGSIPLARFGQPEEVAALVSFLASDAAAYITGQVIGVDGGLFPH is encoded by the coding sequence ATGACGGAAACGACAAGAAAAGTAGCGCTGGTCACGGGTTCCAGCCGGGGCCTGGGCCGGGCGATGGCGCTCAAACTCGCGCAGGACGGCTTCGACGTGGCGGTTCATTATGGGCGCAATCAGGCCGAGGCACAGAAGGTGCAGGCCGAGATAGCGGCGCTGGGCGTGCGCTCAGAGGTCTTCGGGGCCGATCTGAGCGTACCTGCCAACGCGGGGAAACTCGTTGAGGACGTGATCGCGGCGTTCGGGCGGCTCGACGTGCTGGTCAACAACGCCGGGCTGACCCGCGACGGCCTGCTGATTCGCATGAAGGACGAGGACTGGGATACGGTGATCGCCACCAACCTCAGCAGCGCATTTTCTGCCAGCCGCGCCGCCATCAAGCACATGATGCGGGCCAGATACGGGCGCATCATCAACATTTCGAGCGTGGTGGGCCTGATGGGCAACCCCGGACAGGCCAACTACGTGGCGAGCAAGGCGGGCCTGATCGGGCTGACCAAGGCGCTGGCGAAGGAATACGGCGGGCGCAGCATCACCGTGAACGCGGTGGCTCCCGGCTTCATCGCCTCCGACATGACCGCGCAGCTTTCGGACGACGTGCAGAAGAGCTATCTGGGCAGCATTCCGCTGGCACGCTTCGGGCAGCCGGAAGAGGTGGCCGCGCTGGTGTCGTTCCTGGCCTCGGACGCGGCGGCGTACATCACCGGGCAGGTCATTGGGGTAGACGGCGGGCTGTTTCCGCACTGA
- a CDS encoding alpha/beta hydrolase, whose protein sequence is MTSPNPSRPVRRFFRVLLPLLALLLAFGIGLLWPTLHRPALRLNQDSVYPGARARASWSEADGGVIDVRPETGQAHTLLVLYPGGLVRPQAYQWLGTALAPLGVETVIVRFPLDLAVLGTGRADAVIRRYGAGKTVYLAGHSLGGAMAAQYVSGHAGQVAGLILMGAYPAGNVSLKSQTTLRVLDLMGEHDEVAKASAVQDGLTRLPAQTRLVTVRGSVHSFFGRYGPQAGDGPPTMTHAQAEAQIVAEIRAFLLGQQK, encoded by the coding sequence ATGACTTCTCCGAATCCTTCCCGGCCTGTGCGCCGATTTTTCCGGGTGCTGCTTCCCCTGCTGGCATTGCTGCTGGCTTTCGGAATCGGTCTGCTGTGGCCTACCCTGCACCGCCCGGCGCTGCGGCTGAATCAGGACAGCGTGTATCCGGGTGCGCGGGCGCGGGCAAGCTGGAGCGAGGCCGACGGCGGCGTGATCGACGTTCGGCCCGAAACCGGGCAGGCACACACGCTGCTGGTGCTGTATCCCGGCGGACTGGTGCGGCCCCAGGCGTATCAGTGGCTCGGCACCGCGCTGGCCCCGCTGGGTGTGGAAACGGTGATCGTACGGTTTCCGCTCGATCTGGCGGTGCTGGGCACCGGGCGGGCAGACGCGGTGATCCGGCGTTATGGGGCAGGGAAGACGGTGTATCTGGCCGGACACAGCCTCGGCGGGGCGATGGCGGCGCAGTACGTGTCGGGCCACGCGGGGCAGGTGGCGGGCCTGATCCTGATGGGCGCGTATCCGGCGGGCAATGTCTCGCTCAAGTCTCAGACCACGCTGCGCGTTCTCGACCTGATGGGCGAACACGATGAGGTGGCAAAGGCGAGCGCCGTGCAGGACGGTTTGACGCGCCTACCCGCCCAGACCCGGCTGGTCACGGTTCGCGGGTCGGTTCACAGCTTCTTCGGGCGCTACGGCCCCCAGGCAGGCGACGGCCCCCCCACCATGACGCACGCGCAGGCCGAAGCGCAGATCGTGGCGGAGATTCGAGCATTTCTGCTTGGGCAACAAAAGTAG
- a CDS encoding DUF4397 domain-containing protein, translated as MNRNLMMSALALTTLALSTASAQMNDGKTAYVRVVHGVADAPAVDVFVDGTRTVANAPFKAVTPYGNVPAGKHNVMITAAGDKSAVVFQGDVTLTAGTYYTVAAVGYLKNLKPKIFTATSLNMNKGKAQVNVYHLSPDAPRVQALAVDYNSAPILPVGVAYGNEYTVNVDPMGVNLNIVPFGKTTPVVKNLTGLSVAGGKTYSIFALGTMSGKTLDFVVTEDKVVADSMMAK; from the coding sequence ATGAACAGAAACCTGATGATGTCCGCCCTCGCCCTGACCACCCTGGCCCTCTCGACTGCTTCCGCGCAGATGAACGACGGCAAGACCGCGTATGTGCGCGTGGTTCACGGCGTTGCCGACGCGCCCGCCGTCGATGTGTTCGTGGACGGCACCCGCACCGTCGCCAATGCGCCCTTCAAGGCCGTGACGCCCTACGGCAACGTACCCGCCGGAAAGCACAACGTCATGATCACGGCGGCAGGCGACAAGAGCGCCGTGGTGTTTCAGGGCGACGTGACGCTGACTGCTGGCACGTACTACACCGTGGCGGCAGTGGGCTACCTGAAGAACCTGAAGCCCAAGATCTTCACGGCCACCAGCCTGAACATGAACAAGGGCAAGGCCCAGGTGAACGTCTACCACCTGTCGCCCGACGCGCCCCGCGTGCAGGCACTGGCCGTCGATTACAACAGCGCTCCGATCCTGCCGGTGGGCGTGGCATACGGCAACGAGTACACCGTGAACGTCGATCCGATGGGCGTGAACCTGAATATCGTGCCGTTCGGCAAGACCACGCCCGTCGTCAAGAACCTGACCGGGCTGAGCGTGGCAGGCGGCAAGACCTACAGCATCTTCGCGCTGGGCACCATGAGCGGCAAGACGCTCGATTTCGTGGTGACCGAAGATAAAGTGGTCGCCGATTCGATGATGGCGAAGTAA
- a CDS encoding molybdopterin-dependent oxidoreductase, giving the protein MRFLRAWITAVLLSVLGYLLFLWLGLAYPPLRLFGAMTQLLGVPKIFQLVHAVFGLGQGGKIFAFSGVAVLWLGGLTLLGGLWRGRIAGLIVFVLGLAFTPWYIALGYGVAFWLLLDAVNVWLTPRVRAVTVRPVPPDTGRRTTTLALATGGAVVAGGGLTALFRDPGAGAPTQAASIVPGQPLPFGVTPTSQWYYVSKNLEPFDPNVDGKTWSLKVGGLVRTPLTLSLADLKGFAPVTEELTLSCISNPLGGPLISNGIWEGFRLSELLKKAGVQGGAKYLLWEAADGYTESLPLGRALEDDILLVHTLNGQPLTPKHGYPLRVLIPGRYGMKQPRWITNITLSATDVPGYWVRRGWSKTALVELTSRIDQPAEISPIMKAGAPGFIRGIAFYGDQPITKVEVTTDGGKTWQAARLIAPRSKSVWTPWELPWTPAAGSYDVQVRAYSGEKVQKKVESDALPEGATGYHHFIVNVS; this is encoded by the coding sequence ATGCGCTTTTTACGGGCCTGGATCACCGCCGTGCTGCTGAGTGTGCTGGGCTATCTGCTGTTCTTGTGGCTGGGGCTGGCCTATCCGCCGCTGCGCCTGTTCGGGGCCATGACGCAGCTGCTGGGCGTGCCGAAGATCTTTCAGCTCGTCCACGCCGTCTTCGGCCTGGGGCAGGGCGGCAAGATCTTCGCGTTTTCCGGCGTGGCGGTGCTGTGGCTGGGCGGCCTGACGCTGCTGGGCGGCCTGTGGCGCGGCAGGATTGCGGGCCTGATCGTCTTCGTGCTGGGTCTGGCCTTTACGCCGTGGTACATCGCGCTGGGGTACGGCGTGGCCTTCTGGCTGCTGCTGGACGCGGTCAACGTGTGGCTGACTCCCCGCGTGCGGGCCGTGACCGTGCGCCCCGTGCCACCCGATACCGGCAGACGAACCACGACCCTGGCGCTGGCAACAGGCGGCGCGGTGGTCGCGGGCGGCGGCCTGACGGCCCTGTTCCGCGATCCGGGCGCGGGGGCACCCACCCAGGCCGCCAGCATCGTACCGGGGCAGCCGCTGCCCTTCGGCGTTACACCCACCTCTCAGTGGTACTACGTGTCGAAGAACCTGGAACCCTTCGACCCCAACGTGGACGGCAAGACCTGGAGCCTGAAGGTGGGCGGCCTCGTTCGCACACCGCTGACGCTCTCGCTGGCCGATCTGAAGGGCTTTGCACCCGTTACCGAGGAACTCACGCTGTCGTGCATCTCCAACCCGCTGGGCGGCCCGCTCATCTCCAACGGCATCTGGGAGGGCTTCCGGCTGTCAGAGTTGCTGAAAAAGGCGGGCGTGCAGGGCGGCGCAAAATATCTGCTGTGGGAGGCCGCCGACGGCTACACCGAGTCGCTCCCGCTGGGCCGCGCCCTCGAAGACGACATTCTGCTGGTGCACACCCTAAACGGGCAGCCGCTCACGCCCAAGCACGGCTACCCGCTGCGGGTACTGATTCCGGGACGCTACGGCATGAAGCAGCCGCGCTGGATCACCAACATTACGTTGTCGGCCACCGACGTGCCCGGCTACTGGGTTCGGCGTGGTTGGAGCAAAACGGCGCTGGTCGAGCTGACGAGCCGCATCGACCAGCCCGCCGAGATTTCGCCCATCATGAAGGCGGGCGCACCGGGCTTCATCCGGGGAATCGCCTTTTACGGCGACCAGCCGATCACCAAGGTCGAAGTGACCACCGACGGCGGCAAAACGTGGCAGGCAGCCAGATTGATTGCACCGCGCAGCAAAAGCGTCTGGACGCCCTGGGAGCTGCCCTGGACGCCTGCCGCTGGCAGCTACGACGTGCAGGTGCGGGCGTATTCGGGCGAGAAAGTGCAGAAAAAGGTCGAATCCGACGCGCTGCCGGAAGGGGCGACGGGCTATCACCACTTCATCGTCAATGTGAGCTGA
- a CDS encoding TetR/AcrR family transcriptional regulator produces the protein MPKVSGAHLEERRVQILDAAAQVFAQGGFHATSMADVIQASGLSAGSMYRYFRSKDDLIGGVVERLMETVMTELLRVGQQAAPGLATLPLSIQAAQHLLSAHPLISSLLPQLWTEAARDEAIRGRAQMFYGRLLAHFRGSIEREQANGHLSADLNAEAVAQVGLALIQGYMVQRLLLQENVNPALYVQTVQQLIGTEQPVTAEPATT, from the coding sequence ATGCCGAAAGTATCCGGCGCTCACCTCGAAGAGCGCAGAGTTCAGATTCTGGACGCCGCTGCACAGGTCTTCGCGCAGGGCGGGTTTCATGCCACCAGCATGGCCGACGTGATTCAGGCGAGCGGCCTGTCGGCGGGCAGCATGTACCGCTATTTCAGGAGCAAAGACGACCTGATCGGCGGCGTCGTCGAGCGCCTGATGGAAACGGTGATGACCGAACTGCTGCGGGTGGGGCAGCAGGCCGCGCCGGGGCTGGCAACGCTGCCGCTGAGCATTCAGGCGGCCCAGCACCTGCTGAGCGCTCATCCGCTGATCTCCAGCCTGTTGCCGCAGCTGTGGACAGAAGCTGCCCGGGATGAGGCGATTCGCGGGCGTGCCCAGATGTTTTACGGCAGGCTGCTGGCCCACTTCCGGGGCAGTATCGAGCGCGAGCAGGCCAACGGTCATCTGAGCGCCGATCTGAACGCAGAAGCAGTCGCGCAGGTCGGTCTGGCGCTCATTCAGGGCTATATGGTGCAGCGCCTGCTGCTTCAGGAAAATGTCAATCCGGCGCTGTACGTGCAGACGGTGCAGCAGTTGATCGGCACCGAGCAGCCCGTGACCGCTGAACCAGCAACCACCTGA
- a CDS encoding aquaporin has product MTTTEQLPDAVHSMSQRLTAEAIGTFLLVTSALLAPAGTTFAVVGLTLGVMVVAIGKVSGAQINPAVTTALIAARQFPLMEGLQYIVAQIVGAVLAMLLATSLLRGLGHPAGAVPANAGFWLAELLGAFILTFTVTRVVVSKVEVGAAAFAIGLALAIGIGVAGAFSGGVLNPAIALSLMFGGLISFGNGVLYLVMPLVGGLIGGLLARFLASPAELYVPAGRR; this is encoded by the coding sequence ATGACCACCACCGAACAACTGCCAGATGCCGTCCACAGCATGTCTCAGCGCCTCACTGCCGAGGCCATCGGCACCTTTCTGCTCGTCACATCGGCGCTGCTGGCTCCGGCGGGCACCACCTTTGCCGTCGTCGGCCTGACGCTCGGCGTGATGGTCGTCGCTATCGGCAAGGTGTCGGGTGCACAGATCAATCCTGCCGTCACCACTGCCCTGATCGCTGCCCGTCAGTTTCCGCTGATGGAGGGATTGCAGTACATCGTGGCGCAGATCGTGGGCGCGGTGCTGGCGATGCTGCTGGCGACCAGCCTGCTGCGGGGGCTGGGGCATCCGGCGGGCGCAGTTCCGGCGAATGCGGGCTTCTGGCTGGCCGAACTGCTGGGAGCGTTCATCCTGACCTTCACCGTTACCCGCGTGGTGGTCAGCAAGGTGGAAGTCGGCGCGGCGGCGTTCGCCATCGGTCTGGCGCTCGCCATCGGCATCGGTGTGGCCGGGGCGTTCAGCGGCGGCGTGCTGAATCCGGCCATCGCCCTCTCGCTGATGTTCGGCGGCCTGATCAGCTTCGGCAACGGCGTGCTGTACCTCGTCATGCCGCTCGTGGGTGGCCTGATCGGTGGCCTGCTGGCCCGCTTCCTGGCCTCGCCCGCCGAACTGTACGTGCCTGCTGGACGGCGCTAA
- a CDS encoding saccharopine dehydrogenase family protein produces the protein MSRVIIIGAGGVGNVVAKKCAQNDSIFTEVLIATRTVSKADKIVAEIHEHIPGSKTTFSTASVDADNVPALVALFNSFKPELVINVALPYQDLTIMDACLETGVHYLDTANYEPLDVAKFEYSWQWAYREKFEKAGLMALLGCGFDPGATNIFTAHHAKHHFKEIHYLDIVDCNNGDHGKAFATNFNPEINIREITANGRYWENGEWVETRPLEISQDIYYPKVTTRKSFVLYHEELESLVINFPTIKRARFWMTFGESYIKHLSVLEGIGMTSIVPIDFRGQKIAPIEFLKAVLPAPESLAANYTGQTCIGVQARGIGLDGQPKVHFVYNVCDHAATYKEVQAQGVSYTTGVPAMIGAALMLTGTWKKAGVYNVEEFDPDPFIAEMNRWGLPVDELAGIELVHD, from the coding sequence ATGAGCAGAGTCATCATCATCGGCGCGGGCGGCGTGGGCAACGTCGTCGCCAAAAAGTGCGCCCAGAACGACAGCATCTTCACCGAAGTCCTGATTGCCACCCGCACCGTCAGCAAGGCCGACAAGATCGTGGCCGAGATTCACGAGCACATTCCCGGCTCCAAGACCACCTTCAGCACCGCCAGCGTGGACGCCGACAACGTGCCCGCCCTGGTCGCCCTGTTCAACAGCTTCAAGCCCGAACTGGTCATCAATGTGGCGCTGCCGTACCAGGACCTGACGATCATGGACGCCTGCCTGGAAACCGGCGTGCATTACCTCGACACCGCCAATTACGAGCCGCTGGATGTGGCGAAGTTCGAGTATTCGTGGCAGTGGGCGTACCGCGAGAAATTCGAGAAAGCGGGCCTGATGGCGCTGCTGGGCTGCGGCTTCGACCCCGGCGCGACCAACATTTTTACCGCCCACCACGCCAAGCACCACTTCAAGGAAATTCATTACCTCGATATCGTGGACTGCAACAACGGCGACCACGGCAAGGCTTTTGCCACCAACTTCAACCCCGAAATCAACATCCGCGAGATCACGGCCAACGGGCGCTACTGGGAGAACGGCGAGTGGGTCGAAACCAGGCCGCTGGAGATTTCTCAGGACATCTATTACCCCAAAGTCACGACCCGCAAGAGCTTCGTGCTGTACCACGAGGAACTCGAATCGCTGGTCATCAACTTTCCGACCATCAAACGCGCCCGCTTCTGGATGACCTTCGGAGAGAGCTATATCAAGCACCTGAGCGTGCTGGAAGGCATCGGCATGACCAGCATCGTGCCGATTGACTTCCGGGGTCAGAAGATCGCGCCGATTGAGTTCCTGAAGGCGGTGCTGCCCGCGCCCGAAAGTCTGGCAGCCAACTACACCGGGCAGACCTGCATCGGGGTGCAGGCCAGGGGCATCGGCCTGGACGGGCAGCCGAAGGTGCATTTCGTTTACAACGTCTGCGACCACGCCGCCACCTACAAAGAGGTTCAGGCGCAGGGCGTGAGCTACACCACCGGCGTTCCCGCCATGATTGGCGCGGCCCTGATGCTGACGGGCACCTGGAAGAAGGCGGGCGTGTACAACGTCGAGGAATTCGACCCCGATCCCTTTATCGCCGAGATGAACCGCTGGGGTCTGCCGGTCGATGAACTCGCCGGAATCGAACTCGTTCACGACTGA
- a CDS encoding DUF4384 domain-containing protein, whose amino-acid sequence MHTTTKHANRILMLTLSAALLVSPALSSAHASGAKLSTQSIIVNPAQPELGVRVWVNKDPQGKGVASYRIGEQIRVGVQTSEDAYVYLFDVNSRGEISLFVPNGYDGPKGNFVQGGSRNVFPGQGAKYTLTVGGPRGQDRILALASRVQLDLSDIATFAGEQGFGSVTVQGEARLGQGLSDAVSGLDAQDWVTAVTWYGVGVQGQGNPQATGPLTVLTPAPAQPAPTEPSQPDTTPVQTQPVTSIQPGERQDGSFDSVIQDAFTRTRGAEALGSAETYVSRWGTGVWQKFTGAAAYGRAVILHADGSSRAYSVHGRILERYLALSTAESGGTKPPTRLGWAAGDEKIIPRNLYGTSGLYGFFQSGALYSTEKYGTFWLVGDLLKKYQGLGGSGSFLGFPNRDQYLSNGGWAGDFEGGSIRYVNGTYVVTRK is encoded by the coding sequence ATGCACACTACTACCAAGCACGCCAACAGAATTTTGATGCTGACCCTTTCCGCCGCACTGCTCGTCTCGCCCGCCCTTTCGAGCGCCCACGCCAGCGGAGCCAAACTGAGCACCCAGAGCATCATCGTGAATCCGGCGCAGCCAGAACTCGGCGTGCGCGTGTGGGTCAACAAAGACCCGCAGGGCAAGGGCGTCGCCAGCTACCGGATCGGAGAGCAGATTCGCGTGGGCGTACAGACCAGCGAAGACGCCTACGTGTACCTGTTCGACGTGAACAGCCGGGGCGAGATCAGTCTGTTCGTGCCCAACGGCTACGACGGCCCGAAGGGGAATTTCGTGCAGGGCGGCAGCAGAAACGTCTTTCCCGGTCAGGGCGCGAAATACACCCTGACGGTGGGCGGTCCACGCGGACAGGACCGCATTCTGGCGCTCGCCAGCCGCGTGCAGCTCGATCTGAGCGACATCGCCACCTTTGCCGGAGAGCAGGGTTTCGGGTCGGTGACGGTGCAGGGCGAGGCGCGGCTGGGTCAGGGACTGTCGGACGCCGTGAGCGGTCTGGACGCCCAGGACTGGGTGACGGCGGTGACGTGGTACGGCGTGGGCGTGCAGGGCCAGGGCAATCCGCAGGCCACCGGGCCGCTGACCGTGCTGACGCCTGCACCCGCTCAGCCTGCCCCCACCGAGCCGTCTCAGCCCGACACCACCCCCGTCCAGACGCAGCCTGTCACGAGCATCCAACCGGGCGAGCGCCAGGACGGCAGCTTCGACAGCGTGATTCAGGACGCCTTTACCCGCACTCGCGGCGCGGAAGCCCTGGGCAGCGCCGAAACGTATGTGAGCCGCTGGGGAACTGGCGTGTGGCAGAAATTTACCGGAGCGGCAGCCTACGGCAGAGCGGTCATCCTGCACGCCGACGGCTCGTCGCGGGCGTACTCGGTGCACGGGCGCATTCTGGAACGCTATCTGGCGCTGAGTACCGCAGAAAGCGGCGGCACCAAGCCCCCGACGCGCCTGGGCTGGGCGGCAGGCGACGAGAAGATCATTCCGCGCAACCTGTACGGCACCAGCGGCCTGTACGGCTTCTTCCAGAGCGGAGCACTGTACAGCACCGAGAAATACGGCACCTTCTGGCTGGTCGGCGATCTGCTCAAGAAGTATCAGGGGCTGGGCGGCTCGGGCAGCTTCCTGGGCTTTCCCAACCGCGACCAGTACCTGTCGAACGGGGGCTGGGCCGGAGACTTCGAGGGCGGCAGCATCCGGTATGTGAACGGAACGTACGTGGTGACGCGCAAATAA
- a CDS encoding branched-chain amino acid ABC transporter substrate-binding protein: MKKLGLSVLTLGALSLGSAHAVAVIKIASMSPLSGPKSDQGLQIRNSTELAIKESRSQFLALGFDVQLVTYDDQGDPTTGNANARRMIADPGILAMVGPMNSGVMIPSSETLAPSHLAIVSPSTTNVKVTDRGLANVNRVCARDDAQGPAGADFVIETLKAKKVYVLNDKTPYGQGLADAAQKEFQAKGVQIIASEGTEEISDFSSIITKIKLAKPDAIYFGGLYPQVGPFAKQLREAGVSTPIMGGDGYDSPVLLTLAGAGAKDIYFTTIAPPLAVVPSAKAIAARFKATYKADIQGYGIMGYDSTKVVINGILNAIKANGNKLPSRAQVEDAIRKTNLTTGTLTGPIDFNSVGDRMTAKMYVRQVNDKLQLSTAGVVTVKAPKP; encoded by the coding sequence ATGAAGAAACTTGGCCTATCTGTCCTTACCCTCGGCGCACTCAGCCTCGGCAGCGCCCACGCGGTAGCCGTCATCAAGATCGCCAGCATGTCGCCGCTCTCCGGCCCCAAGAGCGACCAGGGTCTTCAGATTCGCAATTCCACCGAACTGGCTATCAAGGAAAGCCGTTCGCAGTTTCTGGCGCTGGGCTTCGACGTGCAGCTGGTCACCTACGACGACCAGGGCGACCCCACCACCGGCAATGCCAACGCCCGCCGCATGATTGCCGATCCCGGCATTCTGGCGATGGTCGGCCCGATGAACAGCGGCGTCATGATTCCCAGCAGCGAAACGCTGGCTCCCAGCCACCTCGCCATCGTGTCGCCCTCGACCACCAACGTCAAGGTGACCGACCGGGGCCTTGCGAACGTCAACCGCGTGTGTGCCCGCGACGACGCGCAGGGGCCTGCCGGTGCCGATTTCGTGATCGAGACGCTGAAGGCCAAGAAGGTCTACGTCCTGAACGACAAGACCCCGTATGGTCAGGGCCTTGCCGACGCTGCCCAGAAGGAATTCCAGGCCAAAGGCGTGCAGATCATCGCTTCGGAAGGCACCGAGGAGATCAGCGACTTCTCCAGCATCATCACCAAGATCAAACTCGCCAAGCCCGACGCCATCTACTTCGGCGGCCTGTATCCGCAGGTGGGACCGTTTGCCAAGCAGCTGCGTGAAGCGGGCGTGAGTACCCCGATCATGGGCGGCGACGGCTACGACAGTCCGGTGCTGCTGACGCTGGCCGGAGCCGGAGCCAAGGACATCTACTTCACCACCATCGCGCCGCCCCTGGCCGTGGTGCCCTCCGCCAAGGCCATCGCCGCCCGCTTCAAGGCGACGTACAAGGCCGATATTCAGGGCTACGGCATCATGGGCTATGACAGCACCAAGGTTGTCATCAACGGCATCCTGAACGCCATCAAGGCCAACGGCAACAAGCTGCCCAGCCGTGCCCAGGTCGAAGACGCGATTCGCAAGACCAATCTGACCACCGGCACCCTGACCGGCCCCATCGACTTCAACAGCGTGGGCGACCGCATGACGGCCAAGATGTACGTGCGTCAGGTCAACGACAAATTGCAGCTCTCGACCGCAGGCGTGGTCACTGTCAAGGCCCCCAAGCCCTGA
- a CDS encoding Rrf2 family transcriptional regulator: MNSEYSIAVHILSLLNHSPEPISSEYIAGSVGVNPVVIRSVTGMLRRGGLLHTQRGVMGAQLTRPPEQISLLDVYRAVNAPGSVLKVHQHPNPACPVGARIQGVLDDVFGQAQAALEARLATVFLSDISTALHQTA; the protein is encoded by the coding sequence ATGAACAGCGAATACTCGATTGCCGTGCATATTCTGTCGCTGCTCAATCACTCTCCCGAACCGATCAGCTCCGAGTACATCGCGGGCAGCGTGGGCGTCAATCCGGTGGTGATTCGCAGCGTCACAGGCATGCTGCGGCGCGGCGGACTGCTGCATACCCAGCGCGGCGTGATGGGCGCACAGCTGACCCGCCCACCCGAGCAGATCAGCCTGCTCGACGTGTACCGCGCCGTCAATGCGCCGGGCTCGGTGCTGAAGGTGCACCAGCACCCGAACCCGGCATGTCCGGTGGGTGCACGGATTCAGGGCGTGCTCGACGACGTGTTCGGACAGGCTCAGGCCGCGCTGGAGGCCCGACTGGCAACAGTGTTCCTGTCGGATATCAGCACTGCCCTGCACCAGACGGCCTGA